CGGGCCCTGAGCGGCTGATCGCGCTCCAGCGGGTGCTGCGGCACGCGACGGCCCTGCGGGTCTACGGTCCCGCGGTCACCGCAGGCGGCGCGGCCACGGCGGGTGCCTGGGAGGCCGTGCTGCCCGGGATGCGGCTCACCCTCACCCTGTCGCCCGACGCCTCGCGCGGCTTCTCCGGTGAGGGCGGCGTCCTCGACGCGCTGGCCACCGGCGAGCACAGGGCGGCCCCGGCGGATCGCGACGGCGGCGGCAGCGGCAGCGGCAGCGGCAGCGGCAGCGGCGAGGACGCCGAGTCCACCGAGGCCGCCGACGACACGGACCTGGTGTCGATGCTCCTGGCCTGGGAGCCCCGGATCGATGTCGCCGACCTCGCCGCGTCCTCGGGCCTGCCGGCCGAGCGGGTCAGGGCCGCCCTGGTCCGCCTCGGCACCTCGGGGCGCGTCGGGTACGACACGGCGGAGGCCGCCTACTTCCACCGCGAACTGCCCTACGACGCCGAGCGCGTGGAGCGCCACAACCCGCGGCTGCGGTCGGCGCGGGCGCTGGTCGCGGCGGGCGCGGTACGGCTCGACGGCACCCTCGGGACGGTCACCGCGGAGGACGGCCACGCGCACCGGGTGCGGGACGACGCGGGGGTGCTCAGCTGCAGCTGCCTCTGGTGGGCGAAGTACCGGGGCGGACGCGGACCGTGCAAGCACGCGCTGGCGGTGCGGATGGTGCGCCGGGGCGCGGTGGCCCGGCCCGCGGACCAGGTGGAGCGGAGCGGCCCACCCACCGGGGCGGACCTGAACACGGCACGGATCGACGGGGACATGCGATGAGCGAGCTGATGGACGCGGTGCGGGCTGGGCACAAGGGCCGGACGGTGAGTCTGCTCGAAGCGATGACGGACGCCGAACGGCGCTCCCACCTACCGGAGTTGAAGGAGCTGCGCAAGGAGCTGCGGGCGGCCCCGTGGGACGCGCCGGCCCGCAGGGCCTATCCCACGCTGTACCTGGCCGGGATCGTCTGCCAGACGGGTGCCTCGGCGGTCGCGGCCTGGATCGCCGCGAGCGACATGCGCTGGCCCACCCCGTCCCCGGCGCTGCTGCTGCGGCTGCTGGGCGGCCGTCCCGCCGACTGGCTGGCCGATCTCGCCCACCGGCTCGCCCAGCGTCCGGAGTCGACCGGAGTCTCCTACCCGCTGATGTCCGGGCTGGTCAGGCTGGCGGGCTGCCCCGCGCCGACGACCGACGCCTATGTGCGGGGGTGGGTGGGCGACATGGAGGACAACCGGCAGCGCGGGTGCACGCTGGAGGACCGGCTGCGCGCCGACCCGCATCTGGAGCCGATGGTGAGCGCGTTGTTCGAGACGAACGACATCGGCGGCCGTCTCGAGTGGGGTGCCGGTCAGGGTCCGGGCACCTGGGCCGGCGCACTGGCCCGGCTCACCGTCGACGGACCGCTCGACCGCAAGATGATCGTCGACGCGTGCGTCTCCCGGCTGCTGCGCGGCGGCACCAGCTCCGACAGCCGGGCGTTCCTGCGCCTCCTCACGACCCTCGACCTCACGCGGGAGGAGCGGAGTGAGCGGGTCGCGGACTGGCAGGGGCTCGCCTCCGACGCGCCGTCCCCGGTGGCCGCGCACGCCCAGACCGTGCTCGGCGAACTGGCCCTCGCGGGCGAGTTGACGCCACGGCAGCTGGCGGAGATGTCGGGCGCGGTGCTGTTCCGCACCGAGAAGAAGCTGGTGCGCGCCCAGTTGGTGCTGCTCGGCAAGGTGCTCGCACGGGACGCGGCCTCGGCGGACACGCTGCTGCCCGCCGTCGCCCAGGGCTTCGGGCACCAGGACCCTGACATCCAGGAGCGGTCCCTGAAGCTCGCCGAACGCCATCTGAAGAAGGCGTCGGACCCCGGGACGCGGGCCGAACTGCTACTGGCGGCTGAGCAGTTGCATACGGGTCTGCGCACCCGCGCGGCCGACCTCCTGGGCACCTCGCCCGCGGCCCCCGAGGAGGAGGACTACCAGGAGTACCTGCCGCCGTTCCCCGAGCCGACACGGCTCGCTCCGCCGCCCGCCACCGCTCCCGAGGCCGCCGAGGAGGTCAGCGCGGCGCTGGCGTCGCCGCCGTCCGTCGCGGAGTTCGAGCGGGCGCTCGACGGACTGGTGCGGTGGGCGCACCAGGACCAGAAGGGCCTCTCGGCGGCGCTCGAACCGGTGTTCGCGCGTTGCTGGTGGGACAAGGACGAGGCCCAGGGCGCCCGTTCCGCGGAGAGCCGGTTCATCACCAACGGCAGCGGGGTGTTCACCGCGTCGAGCGGACTGGAGATCCTGCTCGCCACGGTGCGCGGCAAGATCCGCACCGGGAAGCTGCTGGCGGTGGTCCGCACGGGCGTCTCCCCGAGCGGCTGCGCACACGCCGCTCCCGCCGCGGCGTTCGAGGCACGGCTGTGGGAGGTGGCGTACCGGATACGGACCGAACCGCTGCCGTTCCTGCTGTCCACACCGACCTGGAGCACGGGCCTGCTGGAGCCGGACGAACTGGTCGACCGCCTGGACGCCTACCGGCGATCGGGCGCGCGGGTCGCGGAGACCGACTTCGCGCAGGCGCTGCTGCGGGTGCGGCGCGCGGACCCGGTGGCCGCAGCTGCCGCCGCCGGACGCGCCGCCGCACTGGGCACCGCTGAAGGGGCACGGCTGGCGGCCTGGCTCACCGCCGAGGTACCGCAGCCCACGTCCAGCCGCAGGACCCACGGCGGCCGGCTGCTCGTCGAGCTGAACGAGGTCCCCGATCTTCAGGACGGCTTCCCTGACGCGTACCGGCCGTTGGGCGAGCCGGTGCGGGGCTTCAAGGGCTGGCAGTGCTACCGCCACGACCACGCGCTCCAGCGGCAGTGGCTGGCGATCCTGCCGGAGCGGCGCGAGCTGACGGCAGGCTGGCTGCTGCCGGAGATGTCCCACCTCGCCGTGGACGGCGCCCGGGGGACCGCCGGCGTCCTGCCGCAACTGGCAGAGACAGGCGGTGCGGCGGGCGAGGCGCTGCACCTGTGCCTGGCGTACGGGCTCTCCGCCCGGCACCCCGAGGACCGGCTCGCGACGGTGGACGCGCTGCTGACGCTCGCGGCAGGCGGCGGGCTCTCCGCCGAGCGGCTGGGCACGGAGATCCGGCTGCTGATACGGACCGGCGCGCTGAAGCCGACGCGGCTGGCGGAGTCGCTCCGCACGGCGGCGGCCACGGGCGCCTACCGCACCGTCTGGGAGGTGCTCGAACACGCGCTTCCGCCGCTGCTGGCGGACCTCTCGTTCGGCGGGACCCCGGCACACGGGCTCGGGGACCTGGTGGGGGTGGCGGCGGAGTGCGCGGAGCGGTGCGGGGCGCGGGGCGCACTGCCGCACCTGGACCGGGCGGCGGAGCGACGCGGCACCTCGATGCTGGTGACGCAGGCCCGCCGGCTCCGTGACACCCTCGCGACGCCCGCAACATCGCCGCAATGAAACCGACAAAGGGGGCATAGACACGCTTTACCCATCGGTCACAGATCGTTCGCGATCACGCAACACCGTTCCTTCACAGTGGGTGCATGACTCGAAACCTGTCCGATGTGACACGTGCGAAGAACGGGCGTCCGGTGCACCACTGGCGGCGGGACGTCGTCGAGCTGGCCGCGCTGTTCACGGCGGTCGCCGTGGCCGACGCCGTGGCCAACCTGATCGGGCACGGGCCCGGGGGCATCACGCTGCTGCTGATCTCGGCGGTGGTGCTGGCCGCGACGGCGGGCTTCCACATCTGGTGGTCACGCCGCCACGGTCACGCGCCGCCGGTGATCGATACCGGTGCCCGGCCGCCGTCCCAGGGACAGCAGGCCGGGCCGTCCGCACCACTGACCGGGACGGCCCCGGGGACCTCGGGGACCGCGGCGGCCTCGATGAGCGCGGCGACCGCACCCACTCCGGAGACCGTGCCGGCGGCGAGCACGCTGTGGCGGATGCGGACGACGGTGAAGGACGAGCCGGGGTCGCTCGCGGAGCTGTGCACCGCACTCGCCGGGAGCCGGGTCGACATCCTGAGCCTCCAGACGCACCCGCTGGCCGACGGCACCGTGGACGAGTTCCTGCTGCGGGCCCCCGCCGGCCTCACCGCCTCGGCGCTGACCCGGGTGGTGGCGGTGGCCGGCGGCAGCGACACCTGGATCGAGCGGGCCGACGCCCACGACCTGGTGGACGCGCCGACCCGGGTCCTCGGCCTGGCCGCCCGGACCGCCCTGGACGCGGCGGAACTGCCGCTGGCGCTGCGCCAGTTGCTGGGCCGCTGCACCATCCGCCAGTCGCCCGCGGGAGCCTCCGACGCCGGTCGGGGTCCGGTGGGGGCGCCGGTCGAAGGGGCCCTGGAGGACACCGTGCTGCGGCTGCGGGCGCCGGAGGGCGGAGTGATCACCGTGGAGCGGCCGTATCTGCCGTTCACGCCGACGGAGTTCGCGCGGGCGCGCGCCCTGGTCGACCTGGACGCCCGGCTCGGTCCCCGGATGCCGCACGGCGAGGACGTCCTGACCCTGCCGGAGGGCAACGAGATCACCGTCCGCCGGGCGGACGTCCGGGATCTGGAGGCCGCGAAGGAGATGCACGAGCGGTGCTCGCCGCGGTCGTTGGGGATGCGCTACCACGGGCCGGTCGGGGACGCGGACCGCTATCTGAACCACCTGCTCAGCCCGCGCTACGGCCGCACGCTCGCGGTGCAGACCGCCTCGGGCCGGATCGTGGGCCTCGGCCATCTGCTCTGGGACGGCGACGAGACGGAGGTCGCGCTGCTCGTCGAGGACGGCTGGCAGCGCCGGGGCATCGGCGCCGAGCTGCTGCGCCGGCTGGTGGCGATGGCCGCCGAGGCGGGCTGCGAGAGCGTGTACGCGGTGACACAGGCGTCGAACACCGGCATGGTCGCGGCGATGCGCGGGCTCGAACTGCCCCTCGACTACCAGATCGAGGAAGGCACCCTGGTCGTCACCGCCCGCCTGGAGTCCGCGCGGGCAGCGGCGGCGGCCGCGGCGGCGGAGGAACAGCGCGCCGAGCACGTGGAGCGGATCATCAAGGACTGAGCCGGGAAGGACCGGCCCGGGTCGCCCCGGGGCGCGTCGGGCGACCCGAGCGGCCGGAACGGCCGGAACGGGTGACACGGCCTGAACGGGTGACACGGCCTGAACGGGTGACACGGCCTGAACGGGTGACACGGACGAGTGACAGGCCCGAGTGACAAGTCCCGAATGGCAGGTCACGCGTGACGAACGGCGAGTGACGAGTGACGAGCAGGGAAGGGCCCGGCGTGACCCGCCGGGCCCTTTGCGTGCTCCCGCGCTCCGAGGGCGACGGACCGGGCCCGCACGCCGCCTCAGACCAGCCGCACCGCCCCGTGCAGGGCGAGATCCCCCGCAGCCGCACCGTCCGCACCGCCGCCCGTCCCCGCACCGCCGTCCAAGTCGCCGTTCGCCCTC
The sequence above is a segment of the Streptomyces griseoviridis genome. Coding sequences within it:
- a CDS encoding GNAT family N-acetyltransferase, which codes for MTRNLSDVTRAKNGRPVHHWRRDVVELAALFTAVAVADAVANLIGHGPGGITLLLISAVVLAATAGFHIWWSRRHGHAPPVIDTGARPPSQGQQAGPSAPLTGTAPGTSGTAAASMSAATAPTPETVPAASTLWRMRTTVKDEPGSLAELCTALAGSRVDILSLQTHPLADGTVDEFLLRAPAGLTASALTRVVAVAGGSDTWIERADAHDLVDAPTRVLGLAARTALDAAELPLALRQLLGRCTIRQSPAGASDAGRGPVGAPVEGALEDTVLRLRAPEGGVITVERPYLPFTPTEFARARALVDLDARLGPRMPHGEDVLTLPEGNEITVRRADVRDLEAAKEMHERCSPRSLGMRYHGPVGDADRYLNHLLSPRYGRTLAVQTASGRIVGLGHLLWDGDETEVALLVEDGWQRRGIGAELLRRLVAMAAEAGCESVYAVTQASNTGMVAAMRGLELPLDYQIEEGTLVVTARLESARAAAAAAAAEEQRAEHVERIIKD
- a CDS encoding SWIM zinc finger family protein, whose translation is MTRSLQAVAYRRPSVLESAVGGQRLGLETSRGATPSGAADHPRFFSGFLTSPQIAAAGLLAVADVAAARYYQPQLRASLDPVVTGNGDRLRFESFSGCGGVYARLDVLTGGLDGGEVGRGTTNVDVNNPLREALSRIGADDPLHLRVGPEEMAVTTLDGPVVEKKVPLPDRWLRGFAEAQVVAADFDLRAELPAAEAVRFLRSLPRSGGRGSSAGPRWVVPAGRVLRPTTRPVPGAVCLPGPERLIALQRVLRHATALRVYGPAVTAGGAATAGAWEAVLPGMRLTLTLSPDASRGFSGEGGVLDALATGEHRAAPADRDGGGSGSGSGSGSGEDAESTEAADDTDLVSMLLAWEPRIDVADLAASSGLPAERVRAALVRLGTSGRVGYDTAEAAYFHRELPYDAERVERHNPRLRSARALVAAGAVRLDGTLGTVTAEDGHAHRVRDDAGVLSCSCLWWAKYRGGRGPCKHALAVRMVRRGAVARPADQVERSGPPTGADLNTARIDGDMR
- a CDS encoding DUF7824 domain-containing protein, which produces MSELMDAVRAGHKGRTVSLLEAMTDAERRSHLPELKELRKELRAAPWDAPARRAYPTLYLAGIVCQTGASAVAAWIAASDMRWPTPSPALLLRLLGGRPADWLADLAHRLAQRPESTGVSYPLMSGLVRLAGCPAPTTDAYVRGWVGDMEDNRQRGCTLEDRLRADPHLEPMVSALFETNDIGGRLEWGAGQGPGTWAGALARLTVDGPLDRKMIVDACVSRLLRGGTSSDSRAFLRLLTTLDLTREERSERVADWQGLASDAPSPVAAHAQTVLGELALAGELTPRQLAEMSGAVLFRTEKKLVRAQLVLLGKVLARDAASADTLLPAVAQGFGHQDPDIQERSLKLAERHLKKASDPGTRAELLLAAEQLHTGLRTRAADLLGTSPAAPEEEDYQEYLPPFPEPTRLAPPPATAPEAAEEVSAALASPPSVAEFERALDGLVRWAHQDQKGLSAALEPVFARCWWDKDEAQGARSAESRFITNGSGVFTASSGLEILLATVRGKIRTGKLLAVVRTGVSPSGCAHAAPAAAFEARLWEVAYRIRTEPLPFLLSTPTWSTGLLEPDELVDRLDAYRRSGARVAETDFAQALLRVRRADPVAAAAAAGRAAALGTAEGARLAAWLTAEVPQPTSSRRTHGGRLLVELNEVPDLQDGFPDAYRPLGEPVRGFKGWQCYRHDHALQRQWLAILPERRELTAGWLLPEMSHLAVDGARGTAGVLPQLAETGGAAGEALHLCLAYGLSARHPEDRLATVDALLTLAAGGGLSAERLGTEIRLLIRTGALKPTRLAESLRTAAATGAYRTVWEVLEHALPPLLADLSFGGTPAHGLGDLVGVAAECAERCGARGALPHLDRAAERRGTSMLVTQARRLRDTLATPATSPQ